GTTTTGGTGAAAAATTCCTGATTGCTGCGGGTGCGTTTGCTGTTGGTGTCGCCCGCTTCGGGGTAAACAAAAATCAGGTCGATATCGGAAGACACGTTTAATTCGTAACCGCCGGCCTTGCCCATCGCCACCACGCTCAGGTGCTGCGGCTCGTTTGTGTGGCGGCCGATGGGCGTGCCGTACCTATCCTGATAATAGGCATGGGCGAAATCGAGCGCGGTATTCACGGCAAAATCGGCAAACAGCGTGATGGTGCGGGTAACTTCGGCCAAATCGCTGATGCGGTTGATGTCGCGCACGATAATCTGCGCGGCCACATAGCGGCGCAGCAGGCGCAACTGGCGCGCCAGCTCGGCTTCGTTTTCACCGGCAAGAATGGCTTCCCAATCGGCAAAGGCGTGGAAATCGGCGGTGTCGAGCACTTTATCCAGCATGGGGTGCAGGATTTCGGGCTTGAGGTTGCCGTTGTCGAGATGGCGGGCGAGATAGAGGGAATGGCGGCGGGCGTTGGCAGTGAGGGTTTGCATGGCAGAAATCGGGCGGCTGGGGTTGGCGCGGAAGCCGGCGTGTCTGCAAAGGCTGCCGGCGGTCGGTTTCAGACGGCCTCGTTATTGCAGGGCGGTTGGGACGGGCCGTCTGAACATACAGGCCGTCTGAAAATATGGCGTTCAGACGGCTTTACGCTTTATTGGATCAGTTTGGACACGGTTTTAAACGCCGGGTGTTTGGCATCGCCCAACAGCCCGAACAGCACGCTTTCCACATTGGAAACCACCGCGCCGGCAGCACGCATCTGCTCCAGCGCATTGGCTTTGTTGGCGGGCGCGCGCGATGCGGTGCATTCAAACGGCACATACACACCCAACCCTGCCGCGCGCAAATCGAGCACGGTTTGCAGCATACACACATGGGCTTCAGCGCCGATAAGAATCACGTTTTGAATCCGGCGGCTCTGCAAAAACTGCTCGGTTTCGGGTATCAGCGCGGAAAAACGCGTTTTTTCAAACACGGGCGCGCTGCCCAGCAGGCCG
This genomic interval from Neisseria musculi contains the following:
- a CDS encoding isochorismatase family protein, with protein sequence MEKQENAMPHPRPDNTACIVVDIQERLNPALHQAAEMVENSLTLLQGLQALGVPLAVTEQYPKGLGRTVAPVAGLLGSAPVFEKTRFSALIPETEQFLQSRRIQNVILIGAEAHVCMLQTVLDLRAAGLGVYVPFECTASRAPANKANALEQMRAAGAVVSNVESVLFGLLGDAKHPAFKTVSKLIQ